The genomic stretch TTCTTATGAATGAGGTATCAATTAAAATATAATCTCTAAGAGGCTGGGACAAAACAATCAATTCATCCTAAAAGCGAACGATTACTAGATTCATACTTTTTTATGCATCCCTCTGACTGCTGTTTTCAAACTTTAGCTGTTATTCTCGGATAAGAATAGCTTTTGAAGTAGGCACCGACAAGAAAATCGCTATCTTTTTCGAGGAGTCTACGTATTTTTTCTACACAAGTTAAGGTTTCTCATAACAAAAATCAGCGCAGGAAATACACGGAGACTCCCGCGGGAGGAAGGCTAGGTTAGACCCCGCAGTGCGTTTTTTGCACGAGGAGGCTCACCAGCCGCCCGCAGGAAAGCGGAGTGTAATTCCGAAGCGATGCTCTCAGCCAATGGCCGTATTGTTTGGATTTTTATATAGACTAAACAGTTATGTCTCAGCCTTTTAGCTGTATGAATAAGAACAGATTGAGATCTGGAAGAAAACGAAATTTTTTTATAAATTAACAATCTCTTCATGTTAAGTTAATAGTATGCTTCTACAATATAGTAGGAGAGTCGACAAAGGCTGCGTACGGTAGAAATACATCTCTTGTCGAATTTTAACTATTTGGGGGAATGTTATTTATGAAGGGTAAGAAACGGTTCAAGTTTACATTTAGCACTGCTGCTATTATTACAATTTTATCATCATCCATTGCTTTGCCAACGAGTACGTACGCTGCGGACGAGAAGGCAGAGAATTTTTCTTTAACAATTATGCACATGAATGATACACATGCGCATGTGGAGCCTTTGCCGAAGATGATTACGGCGATTGAAGAAGTGCGGGCACAAGATCCAGATGCGCTGCTTCTTAATGCGGGAGATGTATTCTCTGGCACACTTTATTTTAACAAGTTTCAAGGGCAAGCGGACTTGGCGCTATTAAACATGATGAATATCGATGCAATGACATTTGGTAACCATGAGTTTGATTTAGGTTCTTCAGAGAATGGACATCAATCATTGTCAGCCTTCATTGAAAAAGCGAATTTCCCTTTCATTTCTGCCAACGTAGATTTTTCTGGCGATCCATTTGTTGGAAATAAAGTAAATAATACATTTACAGAAGATGCGCAAGACAGCAATGTATATGATGGTATTGTAAAAGAAGTAGACGGTGAAAAGATTGGGATCTTCGGGCTGACAACCGAGGAAACACTGGAAACTTCCAGCCCTGTTAATGCACAAATAACGAACTACGCTGCAGAAGCAGAAAGAGCTGTTAAAGCGTTTGAAGATATAGGTATAGATAAGGTTGTTGCACTTACGCATCTCGGCTATGACAGTAATCCAGCCGTTGGGAATGATTTGATGCTAGCAGAACAAGTGGATGGCATCGATGTTATTGTAGGCGGTCACTCGCATACAAAATTGGAAGAGCCGACAATAGTTGATAAAGATGAAAACGGTGCTCCGAAAGATCCGACAGTCATTGTGCAAGGATATCAGTACGCACAGAACTTAGGGGAATTGCATGTAGCGTTTAATGAAGAAGGACAAGTTGTACATGCTGATGGTCATTTAATTGACGTTGAAAGTAAAACCGCAGATCCGAAAGCATCTCAAGTACTGGCTTCTTATAAAGCAGAAGTTGATGAAATGTCCAACCAAGAAACAGGTGCAGTCGCACAGAAGCCGCTTACCAACCCGCGTCTTTCTGACAGTGATGTAAGTGTACGAGCAAATGAAACGGCATTAGGAAACCTTATTACGGATGCTATGCTGGCAAAAGCACAGGAGAAAATGCCGGAAGTTTCCATTGCCATGCAAAACGGCGGCGGTATTCGTGCAGCAATTGATCAAGGTCCAATTACAGTGGGTGAAGTCATTACTGTTCTGCCATTCGGAAATGATCCTGCAGTAGTAGAGTTGAGTGGGAATGAAATCAAGCAGATTTTAGAATACAGTGTTCGCTTGGCTCCTGAGGAAAGCGGCGGATTCATGCAAGTTGCTGGGATGAAGTTCAGCTATGATAGCACGAAGGAAGCAGGATCCCGAATCGTTTCCATGCAAGTGAAGAATGGCGAGACGTATACAGATATCCAACCGGACCAAACCTATCTTGTAACAACGAATAACTTCACTGCCAAAGGCGGAGATGGTTATGATGTATTTGCGAACGCATATGCAGAAGGCCGTGTACAAGATTTAGGCGAGATTGATTGGGAACAGTTCCGTGATTATATGGTAGAAGATTTAAACGGTGTTGTTGACCCTGTAACCGAGGGAAGAATTACTGACTTGTTAGGCGAGAAACCAGAACCGTCAAGTCCTGTTAAACCGGAAGAACCAGGTGATGAAAAG from Terribacillus sp. DMT04 encodes the following:
- a CDS encoding bifunctional UDP-sugar hydrolase/5'-nucleotidase, with translation MKGKKRFKFTFSTAAIITILSSSIALPTSTYAADEKAENFSLTIMHMNDTHAHVEPLPKMITAIEEVRAQDPDALLLNAGDVFSGTLYFNKFQGQADLALLNMMNIDAMTFGNHEFDLGSSENGHQSLSAFIEKANFPFISANVDFSGDPFVGNKVNNTFTEDAQDSNVYDGIVKEVDGEKIGIFGLTTEETLETSSPVNAQITNYAAEAERAVKAFEDIGIDKVVALTHLGYDSNPAVGNDLMLAEQVDGIDVIVGGHSHTKLEEPTIVDKDENGAPKDPTVIVQGYQYAQNLGELHVAFNEEGQVVHADGHLIDVESKTADPKASQVLASYKAEVDEMSNQETGAVAQKPLTNPRLSDSDVSVRANETALGNLITDAMLAKAQEKMPEVSIAMQNGGGIRAAIDQGPITVGEVITVLPFGNDPAVVELSGNEIKQILEYSVRLAPEESGGFMQVAGMKFSYDSTKEAGSRIVSMQVKNGETYTDIQPDQTYLVTTNNFTAKGGDGYDVFANAYAEGRVQDLGEIDWEQFRDYMVEDLNGVVDPVTEGRITDLLGEKPEPSSPVKPEEPGDEKPDPNPTDENPNGDDSKDPNGDGDNKDDKPQPQEDPKDDHKGNDTNDDDQDKSGVTPPPSAGNNSGNNLNNVSDDKVVQVADDNDKVVKGNQLPNTATNMFTYILTGAVLLAAGAVMYLFKRKKAKA